The Oncorhynchus nerka isolate Pitt River linkage group LG12, Oner_Uvic_2.0, whole genome shotgun sequence genome contains the following window.
ATTATTTCATCATTATCTTTCAACATCTAAAGTATTTTAttatgtccttaagccattttgcaacaactatggaagtatgcttggggtcaatgtccatttggaagacccatttgtgaccaagctttaacttcctgactgatgtcttgagatgttgcatcaatattTGCACAATTTTCTTCCtcatgccatttattttgtgaagtgcaccagtccctcctgcagcaaagcacccccacaacatgatgctgccacccccgtgcttcacggttgggatggtgttcttcgggttgcaagcctcccctttttcctccaaacataatgattgtcattatggccaaacagttccatttttgtttcatcagacaagaggacactccaaaaagtacgatatttgtccccatgtgcagttgcgaacagtagtctggctttttttaatggcggttttggagcagtggcttcttccttgcctttcgggttatgtcgatataggactcgttttactttggatatagatacttttgtacccgtttcctccagcatcttcacaaggtcctttgctgttgttctgggattgatttgcacttttcgcaccgaagtacattaatctctaggagacagaacgcgcctCCTTCCAGAGCAGTTTGACgtttgcgtggtcccatgatgtttatacttgcgtactattgtttgtaaagatgaacgtggtacattcaggcatttggaaattgctcccaatttTTTTcccctgaggtcttggctaatttctttcgatattcccatgatgtcaagcaaagaggcactgagtttgaaggtaggccttgaaatacatccagaggtacacctccaattgactcaaatgatgtcaactagcctatcagaagcttctaaagccatgacatcattttctggaattttccaagctgtttaaaggcacagtcaacttagtgtatgtaaacttctgacccactggaattgtgaaacactgaattataagtgaaataatctgtctgtaaacaattgttggaaaaattacttgtgtcatgcacaaagtagatgtcctaaacaacttgccaaaactagtttgtttaacaagaaatttgtggttgTGGAAAAATGAGTTTATGACTCCAACTTAAAgcctatgtaaacttccgacttcaactaatatataaaatattttttatctttggaaaaggacccgtaagtaagcatttcactgttaaagaCGCTACATTGTCAAGCCATTATCTGCGTTGTCCGTGCAGCATTTACAGTGATATGGCCTCTGCATTCACACTTCTGGTGCTTCACGACGCAGCgcagagctgttgtcaaggaagtggTCAAAGGAAgggagtttgtgtttatacaggacttCCCGCCCACACCTACAATCAACCAATTGTGTCAATTCTGGGCGATATGGAACCTTCCGCATTGTTCCAAAATTTGGGAGGCGCACATGGATGCAGTACGGAGATCACATTAGCCTCGGCGTTCCCCACCGGAGGCTCCTCAATTGTCACACCCGCCCATACAGACCCTCACCCCACCACATTTTCGCATCAACCATAAATTGGATTTTTAGTCTACACCCTTCTTTaaaaagcatgtgacaaataacatttgatttgaaaggcCTCACATAAAAGAATTACAACCCAGAAGCTTGtcgtttccaccaccatcaattTATTACATCTTTTTAGCTTAAATTGTTctgggaagaaaaaaaaatggaataaaaACAACGAAATAATTACAAAAAAAAATGTGAAAATAAAAACTTGATCAGATAACAGATCATATTCACAggcttgattaaaaaaaaaaaaaaaaaaaaaaaaagtatgtcagatgagagtgagagagacattgTATTCCCTATACGGTGCACTGATTTTAAACCAGAGCCCTGGGAGGTTACGGCTACAGTATAGATAGAATAGGGTTTCCATTTGTGACACACAAACAGATCAATGTCTCGTTCTACTGCAAAACCACTGGATTCAGAACTACAGTTCGACACCCCGGTCATTTTGTCACAGATAAGGCTGGAAGGAGGATTCCCGGATTTCCTGTTTATTACCTTTTAAACATTCCAAGAGttttccaaccaggatttctggaaaccGGGAGATTTAGAGACCTTCACTGGAATTTTGCAATCctctgaggaggaggagccaCAAATATCCATTACTATAGCTAGACCCATGACTGACCCATCCATACATTACCCACAGCCATGACCTGTGGTACCATCATTCATCACTGTGGTCAAATTATCACCTACTAACTACAGTGCTtgtgcaaaaaaaacaaaaatgggAGATCAATCATTTTCATTGAAAAATATAATTTAAGGAGAAAAATTAGGAGATGACACTGTCCAAAGtgataaaatacaaaataaaaaaaatattaccagaaaaataaaaacaatgacaagacagagaAAGTTGAATGCAGTTAAGTACTCATGAGTACTATCGAGTACTAACAAGTACTATTGAGTCCTACCGAGTACTAGACCAGTACTATTATAGCAAGGAGACTTGAGAGAGCAGAGCTGTAGTAAGCAGAGGCAACCTGGGGTGTAATTCATTAGTGGAACATCGTACCAAACATTTGCTTCAAACGGGGGGGGAAGAAAAAAGTTTTGCAAATCGAAaatgagtttctattggacaaattcaggtaggtcccgccCAGTTTCCGTTCGGTTCCTAATGAACACACCCTTGGATACCCCTATCAGCTCCATCACTGCTTCTGCCCACTGGCTCCACATTGGATTGTTGCTGCAATGAGGATGGACTATTTACAGTGAGATGCAAAATCCAAGCCAGTCAACCGACAAGAAGACAGAATTTCTTTAAAAAGAAGAAGTAAAACAGCTGTCCATTCAAACAAAAACACATCGTCATGGAAATCAGACTCCTGCCGTGAGCTGTGTATACTGTTATATTCTTAATAGATATAGGTTATCTATAATACAATTGCTTGTATACACGTTACACATCGACTCATTCTCATTGTAGCTAGCTAGTAGCATCTGTGCCTCTGGCAAAAACAATTACATAAAACTCTTCTGTTAAGATTTCCAAAGCTTTTTAAAATATACCTTAATGCATAAAAAATAAAGATTTTGTCATTCTGTCACTTCTGATTTTGAAGTTTTATATGAGAACCTCTGGTCTGGAAGCTCAGTTCTCTTTCAGTACTGCAGTCTTTCTGCCTGCCAGGTGGACCGGGAGAGCAGATCATACTCCAGCCACCTGGGGGCGCTGTGAGCTGGACCAGGACAGGGAGGCAGCGGGGGTAGGGGAAGGAGCCGTAACCCCTACTACAGTCATTATGGTCTCTCCAGAGCTGGGAGGGTCTGGTTGGGGCTTGGTTGAGGCTGACTGGGTggctggttgaggctgactggttggggctggttgaggctgactggttggggctggttgaggttggggctggttgaggttggggctggttgaggttggggctggttgaggatgactggttgaggatgactggttgaggatgactggttgaggatgactggttgaggatgactggttgaggatgactggttgaggatgactggttgaggatgactggttgaggctgactggttggggctggttgaggatgactggttggggctggttgaggatgactggttggggctggttgaggatgactggttggggctggttgaggatgactggttggggctggttgaggctgactggttggggctggttgaggctgactggttgaggctggttgaggctgactggttggggctggttgaggtggggctggttgaggtggggctggttgaggctgactggttggggctgactggttgaggctgactggttggggctggttgaggctgactggttggggctggttgaggctgactggttggggctggttgaggtggggctggttgaggtggggctggttgaggctgactggttggggctggttgaggctgactggttgaggctgactggttggggctgactggttggggctgactggttggggctgactggttggggctggttgaggctgactggttggggctggttgaggctgactggttggggctggttgaggctgactggttggggctggttgaggctgactggttggggctggttgaggctgactggttggggctggttgaggatgactggttggggctggttgaggctgactggttggggctggttgaggctgactggttggggctggttgaggtggggctggttgaggctgactggttggggctggttgaggctgactggttggggctggttgaggtgggactggttggggctggttgaggtggggctggttgaggctgactggttggggctggttgaggctgactggttggggctggttgaggctgactggttggggctggttgaggctgactggttggggctgactggttggggctggttgaggctgactggttggggctggttgaggctgactggttggggctggttgaggctgactggttggggctggttgaggatgactggttggggctggttgaggatgactggttggggctggttgaggatgactggttggggctggttgaggatGACTGGTTGGGGTTGGTTGAGGTGGGGCTGGTTGAGgatgactggttggggctggttgaggatgactggttggggctggttgaggctgactggttggggctggttgaggctgGTTGAGGtggggctggttgaggctgacgaggtggggctggttgaggctgactggttggggctggttgaggctgactggttggggctggttgaggctgactggttggggctggttgaggctgactggttggggctggttgaggctgactggttggggctggttgaggatgactggttggggctggttgaggctgactggttggggctggttgaggctgactggttggggctggttgaggatgactggttggggctggttgaggtggggctggttgaggctgactggttggggctggttgaggatgactggttggggctggttgaggatgactggttggggctggttgaggatgactggttggggctggttgaggctgactggttggggctggttgaggatgactggttggggctggttgaggatgactggttggggctggttgaggatgactggttggggctggttgaggctgactggttggggctggttgaggctgactggttggggctggttgaggctgactggttggggctgactggttggggctgactggttggggctggttgaggctgactggttgggggctggttggggctggttggggctgactggttggggctggttgaggctgactggttggggctggttgaggctgactggttggggctggttgaggctgactggttggggctggttgaggctgactggttggggctggttgaggctgactggttggggctggttgaggctgactggttggggctggttgaggctgactggttggggctggttgaggctgactggttggggctggttgaggctgactggttggggctggttgaggatgactggttggggctggttgaggatgactggttggggctggttgaggatGACTTGGCGGCTGACTGGAAGGCTGACTGGGagactggttggggctggttgaggtggggctggttgaggctgactggttggggctggttgaggctgactggttggggctggttgaggctgactggttggggctggttgaggctggctggttggggctggttgaggctggctggttggggctggttgaggctggctggttggggctggttgaggctgactggttggggctggttgaggctgactggttggggctggttgaggctgactggttggggctggttgaggctgactggttggggctggttgaggctgactggttggggctgactggttggggctggttgaggtggggctggttgaggctgactggttggggctggttgaggctgactggttggggctggttgaggatgactggttggggctggttgaggatgactggttggggctggttgaggctgactggttggggctggttgaggctgactggttggggctggttgaggatgactggttggggctggttgaggatgactggttggggctggttgaggatgactggttgaggctgactggttggggctggttgaggctgactggttggggctggttgaggctgactggttggggctggttgaggctgactggttggggctggttgaggctgactggttggggctggttgaggctgactggttggggctggttgaggatgactggttgggactggttgaggctgactggttgaggctgactggttgaggctgactggttgaggctgactggttgaggctgactggttggggctggttgaggatgactggttggggctggttgaggatgactggttggggctggttgaggatgactggttgaggctgactggttgaggctgactggttggggctggttgaggatgactggttgaggctgactggttggggctggttgaggctgactggttggggctggttgaggctgactggttggggctggttgaggctgactggttggggctgactggttggggctgactggttggggctggttgaggctgactggttggggctgactggttggggctggttgaggctgactggttggggctggttgaggctgactggttggggctggttgaggctgactggttggggctggttgaggctgactggttggggctggttgaggctgactggttggggctggttgaggctgactggttggggctggttgaggctgactggttggggctggttgaggctgactggttggggctggttgaggatgactggttggggctggttgagaatgactggttggggctggttgaggatGACTTGGCGGCTGACTGGAAGGCTGACTGGGagactggttggggctggttgaggtggggctggttgaggctgactggttggggctggttgaggctgactggttggggctggttgaggctgactggttggggctggttgaggctgactggttggggctggttgaggctggctggttggggctggttgaggctggctggttggggctggttgaggctggctggttggggctggttgaggatgactggttggggctggttgaggctgactggttggggctggttgaggctgactggttggggctggttgaggctgactggttggggctggttgaggctgactggttggggctggttgaggctgactggttggggctggttgaggctgactggttgggactggttggggctggttgaggtggggctggttgaggctgactggttggggctggttgaggctgactggttggggctggttgaggatgactggttggggctggttgaggatgactggttggggctggttgaggatgactggttggggctggttgaggctgactggttggggctggttgaggatgactggttggggctggttgaggatgactggttggggctggttgaggatgactggttgaggctgactggttggggctggttgaggctgactggttggggctggttgaggctgactggttggggctggttgaggctgactggttggggctggttgaggctgactggttggggctggttgaggatgactggttgaggctgactggttgaggctgactggttgaggctgactggttgaggctgactggttgaggctgactggttggggctggttgaggatgactggttggggctggttgaggatgactggttggggctggttgaggatgactggttgaggctgactggttggggctggttgaggctgactggttggggctggttgaggctgactggttggggctggttgaggctgactggttggggctggttgaggctgactggttggggctggttgaggctgactggttggggctggttgaggctgactggttgggactggttggggctggttgaggtggggctggttgaggctgactggttggggctggttgaggctgactggttggggctggttgaggctgactggttggggctggttgaggatgactggttggggctggttgaggatgactggttggggctggttgaggctgactggttggggctggttgaggctgactggttggggctggttgaggctgactggttggggctggttgaggatgactggttggggctggttgaggatgactggttggggctggttgaggatgactggttgaggctgactggttggggctggttgaggctgactggttggggctggttgaggctgactggttggggctggttgaggctgactggttggggctggttgaggctgactggttggggctggttgaggatgactggttggggctggttgaggctgactggttgaggctgactggttgaggctgactggttgaggctgactggttggggctggttgaggatgactggttggggctggttgaggatgactggttggggctggttgaggatgactggttgaggctgactggttgaggctgactggttggggctggttgaggatgactggttgaggctgactggttggggctggttgaggctgactggttggggctggttgaggctgactggttggggctggttgaggctgactggttggggctggttgaggatgactggttggggctggttgaggctgactggttggggctggttgaggctgactggttggggctggttgaggctgactggttggggctggttgaggctgactggttggggctggttgaggatgactggttggggctggttgaggatgactggttggggctggttgaggatgactggttggggctggttgaggatgactggttggggctggttgaggatGACTTGGCGGCTGACTGGGAGGCTGACTGGAGGGCTGACTGGAGGGCTGACTGGGAGGCTGACTGGGAGGCTGACTGGAAGGCTGACTGGGAGGCTGACTTGAAGGctgactgggaggctggttgggGCTGACTGGGAGGCTGACTGGGAGGCTGACTGGGAGGCTGACTGGGAGGCTGACTGGAGGGCTGGTTGGGAggctggttgaggctgactggGAGGCTGACTGGAGGGCTGACTGGAGGGCTGACTGGAGGGCTGACTGGGAGGCTGACTGGGAGGCTGACTGGAAGGCTGACTGGAAGGCTGACTGGAAGGCTGACTGGGAGGCTGACTTGAAGGctgactgggaggctggttgggGCTGACTGGGAGGCTGACTGGGAGGCTGACTGGGAGGCTGACTGGGAGGCTGACTGGAGGGCTGGTTGGGAggctggttgaggctgactgggaggctgactgggaggctggttgggAGGCTGACTGGGAGGctgactgggaggctggttgggGCTCTAGGACTCCACAGGGTTATCATGTCCACCCAAATAAACTAAACCCACAATATGCCTGGTAAGCAGCAGCACCACAATAATTCTGTCTCTCCATGACCTCTCAGTGCTGCCAGCAGCCTCACCCCAACTTATAGATGCACCCATCCattgccctcctcctccctcaggtCCCCCCACAAAGCCAGACCAGgcggatggagagacagagagaggctacctcctcctctcttcccaacCTGCACAATCAACAGAACagcctcctttcctctcctccctagtCCACCTCCCCCccagtcctccccctccaccagtcctcctccctccccagtctCTAGAGCTGGATCTCAAAGGTTGTGTGGAGCTCG
Protein-coding sequences here:
- the LOC135574381 gene encoding proteoglycan 4-like; the encoded protein is PCGVLEPQPASQSASQSASQPASQSASQSASTSLPTSPPVSLPVSLPVSLPVSLPVSPNQPPSQPSSQPPSQPSSQPSSQPSSQPPSQPPSQPSSQPSSQPSSQPPSQPQPASQPALQSASQSASQSASQSASQSAPTSLPVSLQVSLPVSLPVSLPVSLPVSPPVSPPVSLPVSRQVILNQPQPVILNQPQPVILNQPQPVILNQPQPVILNQPQPVSLNQPQPVSLNQPQPVSLNQPQPVSLNQPQPVILNQPQPVSLNQPQPVSLNQPQPVSLNQPQPVSLNQSSSTSPNQSASTSQPQPVILNQPQPVILNQPQPVILNQPQPVSLNQSASTSQPQPVSLNQPQPVILNQPQPVSLNQPQPVSLNQPQPVSLNQPQPVSLNQPQPVSLNQSSSTSPNQSSSTSPNQSSSTSPNQSASTSPNQSASTSPNQSASTSPNQSSSTSPNQSSSTSPNQSASTSPNQSASTSPNQSASTSPTSTSPNQSQPVSLNQPQPVSLNQPQPVSLNQPQPVSLNQPQPVSLNQPQPVSLNQPQPVSLNQSSSTSPNQSSSTSPNQSSSTSPNQSASTSQPQPVSLNQSASTSQPQPVILNQPQPVSLNQPQPVSLNQPQPVSLNQPQPVSLNQPQPVSLNQSSSTSPNQSSSTSPNQSSSTSPNQSASTSPNQSSSTSPNQSSSTSPNQSSSTSPNQSASTSPNQSASTSPTSTSPNQSQPVSLNQPQPVSLNQPQPVSLNQPQPVSLNQPQPVSLNQPQPVSLNQPQPVILNQPQPASLNQPQPASLNQPQPASLNQPQPVSLNQPQPVSLNQPQPVSLNQPQPVSLNQPHLNQPQPVSQSAFQSAAKSSSTSPNQSFSTSPNQSSSTSPNQSASTSPNQSASTSPNQSASTSPNQSA